The Daucus carota subsp. sativus chromosome 2, DH1 v3.0, whole genome shotgun sequence genome includes a window with the following:
- the LOC108205629 gene encoding G-type lectin S-receptor-like serine/threonine-protein kinase SD2-5 has product MMGTWAFLNCIGMCLFVLFQPEMCLASVQFHGSIKPGFQGDQMHWIDNDGLFLLSNNSDFGFGFITTPDVTLFVLAIVHVSSSKTVWSANRGTPVKNSDLFRFNESGNVVLQSGESVIWSTNTGKKVVSVMELQNSGNLVLVGDDGSVVWQSFSHPTNTLLSTQEFSEGMKLVSDPGSNNLSYFLEMKSGDMLLYANFEKPQPYWSMGKDNRRTINKIGAGVTSASIDGNSWRFYDKDKVFLWQFIFSNSVTNATWAATLGSDGFITFYTLESGTSSNSSPTKIPADSCSRPQACDPYQICGSNNCQCPSVLASKPNCKPDVVSPCKSSKGSVELADAGDGLGYFALGFVPPSSKTDLNGCKSSCLDNCSCLLMFFENKSGNCFHFDHVGSLQSSKESGFVSFIKISSTNGDGGGSSSGGSSKKHVMIVAIIVVITTLVILVLLFAGVRYYKKSNDLPESPKVDSEEDNFLESISGMPVRFTYKDLQVATKDFSAILGRGGFGSVYEGILKDGTRLAVKQLEGLGQGKKEFQAEVSIIGSIHHLHLVRLKGFCAEGAHKLLVYEFMANNSLDKWLFKRNKAEKLDWDTRYNIAIGTAKGLAYLHEDCDVKIVHCDIKPENVLLDDNFLAKVSDFGLAKLMSREQSHVFTTLRGTRGYLAPEWITNYAISEKSDVYSYGMVLLEIIGGRKNYDASETSEKSHFPSYAFKMMEEGKLTDILDENLEIAKTDERVMVAIQVALWCIQDDMSHRPSMTKVVQMLEGLSPVPPPPMSSQLNSRLYSNFCKSISEEGTSSGPSDCNSDAYLSAVRLSGPR; this is encoded by the coding sequence ATGATGGGAACTTGGGCTTTCTTGAATTGTATAGGAATGTGTTTGTTTGTTCTCTTTCAGCCTGAAATGTGTTTGGCTAGTGTTCAATTTCATGGTAGTATAAAGCCAGGTTTTCAAGGGGATCAGATGCATTGGATTGATAATGATGGTCTGTTTCTATTATCCAACAATTCAGATTTCGGATTCGGGTTCATCACTACTCCTGATGTTACTTTGTTTGTCCTGGCAATTGTTCATGTAAGCAGTTCAAAGACCGTGTGGTCTGCGAATAGAGGCACCCCAGTTAAAAATTCTGATTTGTTCAGGTTTAATGAAAGTGGCAATGTTGTTTTGCAAAGTGGTGAATCTGTAATTTGGTCTACAAACACTGGGAAAAAAGTAGTTTCTGTTATGGAACTGCAGAACTCAGGAAATCTTGTTTTGGTTGGCGATGATGGTAGCGTAGTTTGGCAGAGTTTTAGCCATCCGACTAATACTTTGTTGTCAACCCAGGAGTTTAGTGAGGGAATGAAGCTTGTTAGTGATCCGGGCTCGAATAATCTGAGCTATTTTCTTGAAATGAAATCTGGAGACATGCTCCTGTATGCAAATTTTGAAAAACCACAACCATATTGGTCTATGGGTAAGGATAATCGAAGAACCATCAATAAAATTGGTGCTGGTGTCACTTCTGCATCCATTGACGGCAATTCTTGGAGGTTTTATGATAAGGACAAAGTTTTTCTATGGCAATTCATATTCTCAAACAGTGTTACAAATGCCACCTGGGCTGCAACTTTAGGAAGTGATGGATTTATCACATTCTACACTCTTGAAAGTGGAACGTCAAGCAATAGTTCACCGACAAAGATTCCGGCTGATTCTTGCAGCAGACCTCAAGCTTGTGATCCATATCAAATTTGTGGTAGCAACAATTGTCAATGTCCTAGTGTCCTTGCCTCTAAACCAAACTGCAAACCTGATGTTGTGTCTCCGTGTAAGAGCTCTAAGGGTTCTGTAGAGCTTGCAGATGCTGGAGATGGCCTTGGCTATTTTGCCCTTGGGTTTGTTCCACCCTCTTCTAAGACAGACTTAAATGGTTGCAAATCATCTTGCCTTGATAATTGTTCATGTCTTCTCATGTTCTTTGAAAACAAATCTGGAAATTGCTTTCATTTTGACCATGTTGGAAGCTTACAAAGTTCAAAAGAAAGTGGTTTCGTCTCATTCATAAAGATTTCAAGTACTAATGGTGATGGTGGAGGTTCTAGCAGCGGTGGAAGCAGCAAGAAACATGTTATGATTGTTGCCATTATAGTTGTTATCACAACACTTGTTATTCTTGTTCTACTTTTTGCAGGAGTTCGGTACTATAAAAAGAGTAATGATTTGCCTGAGTCTCCTAAAGTAGATTCGGAAGAGGATAATTTCTTGGAAAGTATATCTGGGATGCCCGTTCGTTTTACTTACAAAGATCTCCAAGTTGCAACAAAGGACTTCTCTGCAATCCTTGGGCGAGGAGGCTTTGGTTCTGTTTATGAAGGAATTCTCAAGGACGGTACTCGTTTGGCTGTGAAACAGTTGGAAGGCCTTGGTCAAGGTAAAAAGGAATTCCAAGCTGAAGTTAGTATCATTGGCAGCATTCATCATCTACACTTGGTGAGACTTAAAGGATTTTGTGCAGAAGGTGCACACAAGCTTCTTGTTTATGAGTTCATGGCGAATAATTCACTGGATAAATGGCTCTTTAAGAGAAATAAAGCAGAAAAGTTGGACTGGGATACGAGGTACAATATAGCTATAGGCACAGCAAAAGGATTAGCTTATCTCCATGAGGACTGCGATGTTAAAATTGTGCATTGTGATATTAAGCCTGAAAATGTGCTTCTAGATGACAATTTCCTTGCAAAGGTATCAGATTTTGGTCTTGCCAAACTAATGAGCAGAGAGCAGAGTCATGTCTTTACAACACTAAGGGGAACTAGAGGATACCTTGCACCAGAATGGATCACTAACTATGCCATATCTGAAAAGAGTGATGTTTATAGCTATGGAATGGTGCTGCTTGAGATCATTGGAGGCAGAAAAAACTACGACGCATCAGAAACCTCAGAGAAATCACATTTCCCATCTTATGCCTTTAAGATGATGGAAGAAGGTAAATTAACAGACATTCTTGACGAAAATCTGGAAATAGCAAAAACAGACGAGCGGGTTATGGTAGCAATCCAGGTTGCTTTGTGGTGTATCCAGGATGATATGTCTCATAGACCATCAATGACAAAAGTAGTACAAATGCTTGAAGGGTTATCTCCTGTTCCTCCTCCACCAATGTCATCACAGCTGAACTCTCGCTTGTATTCCAATTTCTGCAAATCAATTAGTGAAGAGGGCACCTCCTCCGGTCCATCGGATTGTAATAGTGATGCATATCTTTCAGCAGTAAGGCTTTCAGGTCCCAGATAA
- the LOC108205724 gene encoding protein WVD2-like 6, with the protein MTDTDIYIPAAENGPTGENGVHEQVPNKWKEEMSQEEVSGTTKSSSDIEESIGNFKEMLQLNGNSLGQEVDPSMLSDQSNSLAVSKEPEVKEMNESKGPTFRKDIVTSKNGKHLGPKKASGTQVKSNKEGNMLRSTPSQVKQSKICNGRSASENVTESQVLLEKMKPDKGIKLEPNKAEGNTGTGDGKPQRAGMLPSYGFSFKCNERAEKRREYFSKLEEKIQAKEMEKSDLQAKTKEQQEAEIKMLRKSLKFKATPMPSFYQEPPPKPELKKKPTTRAKSPKFARKELLSGDSEENSGRHIRSSRLSVDDKLIQKNSAKGPSTIQLKKPMRKSLPKLPSQKTNMASEKNAAASQKIILVEETNKLVSQETSESDTSNASSVQNNVEPHVDPSLIQSDISYAPEVKDGILMQETITSEY; encoded by the exons ATGACGGATACTGATATCTACATACCTGCTGCAGAAAATGGACCGACAGGTGAAAATGGAGTACACGAACAAGTTCCAAATAAGTGGAAAGAAGAAATGTCTCAGGAGGAAGTAAGTGGGACTACTAAAAGTAGTTCCGACATTGAAGAATCGATTGGAAATTTTAAAGAAATGCTTCAGCTGAATGGAAACTCCTTAGGTCAGGAAGTGGACCCATCAATGTTGTCTGATCAGAGTAATAGCCTTGCAGTATCTAAG GAGCCTGAAGTGAAAGAAATGAATGAGTCGAAGGGTCCTACATTTCGAAAAGATATTGTCACTTCTAAGAATGGGAAGCATTTGGGCCCCAAAAAAGCTTCAGGTACGCAAGTGAAGAGTAACAAGGAGGGAAATATGTTACGATCAACTCCTTCTCAAGTTAAG CAATCAAAAATTTGCAATGGACGGTCAGCTTCGGAGAATGTGACAGAATCACAAGTCCTATT AGAGAAGATGAAACCAGACAAAGGGATAAAACTCGAGCCAAATAAAGCTGAAGGCAACACTG GTACAGGAGATGGTAAACCCCAAAGAGCAGGTATGCTGCCTTCATATGGTTTCAGTTTTAAGTGCAATGAAAGAGCTGAGAAGAGAAGAGAG TACTTCTCGAAACTTGAGGAAAAGATCCAGGCCAAGGAAATGGAGAAGAGTGACCTACAAGCTAAAACCAAG GAGCAACAAGAAGCTGAGATTAAGATGTTGaggaagagtttgaaatttaaagCTACACCCATGCCAAGCTTCTATCAGGAACCTCCTCCCAAACCAGAGTTGAAGAAG AAACCAACAACAAGAGCAAAGTCCCCCAAGTTTGCTCGCAAAGAATTGCTCAGTGGAGATTCTGAAGAAAACAGTGGACGTCATATCCGTTCCAGCAGGTTAAGTGTCGATGACAAATTGATTCAGAAAAATTCTGCTAAAGGACCTTCTACCATTCAATTAAAGAAGCCTATGCGGAAGTCCCTTCCTAAGCTGCCTTCACAGAAAACCAACATGGCAAGTGAAAAAAATGCAGCTGCATCTCAGAAGATTATCCTAGTGGAAGAAACAAATAAATTGGTGTCTCAAGAAACTTCAGAATCTGATACTAGTAATGCAAGTTCAGTTCAAAACAATGTGGAACCACATGTTGACCCAAGCTTGATTCAGTCCGACATCAGTTATGCACCTGAAGTCAAAGACGGTATACTGATGCAGGAAACTATCACATCAGAGTACTAA
- the LOC108206757 gene encoding phospholipase D alpha 1, which produces MAPHLLHGVLHATIYEVDSLSTGCGFNLFSQASNPQRQKRNLLSQVKRILLCRPEIVGSKLYATVDLEKARVGRTRMIEKEPSNPRWYEYFHIYCAHMVSSIIFTVKDDNPIGAILIGRAYLPVEAILSGYEVDRWLEILDVDRNPINSKIHVKLQFTSVTQDSNWSQGLKIPSGVPNTFFKQRQGCQVTLYPDAHVLDDSHSIYLKSHGYYEPQRCWENVFDALNGAKHLIYITGWSVYTDFSLIRDPRRPKPGGDITLGELLKKKANEGVNVLLLVWDDITSCEPLKRDGLMATHDQETGKFFQNTKVHCYLCPRNPDDGRSVVQGFAISTMFTHHQKSIIVDSEGLGGDLQKRRIVSFIGGIDLCDGRYDTGEHSLFSTLGTEHNKDFHQPNFPGSSIQKGGPREPWHDIHCRLEGPVAWDVLYNFEQRWKKQVGNKFLFPLPELDKFIIRPSPVTTSQDPDTWNVQLFRSIDGGAAFGFPQKPEEASALGLVSGKENVIDRSIQDAYINAIRRAKNFIYIENQYFVGSSFGWESNDIKDEDIAALNLIPKELSLKIVSKIAAGERFTVYIVIPMWPEGIPESASVQAILDWQRRTMQMMYKDIAVALKAKGLTANPREYLTFFCLGNRQNPVPGEYVPPQKPEPGSDYSRAQEARRFMIYVHSKMMIVDDEYIIVGSANINERSMHGARDTEIAMGAYQPNHLATTQAVWGKIFGFRMALWCEHLNHINAAFYHPESLDCVRKVNALADEYWKIYADDDFVQDLPGHLLSYPISVSQSGQITTLPGVECFPDTKARVLGKKDEYLPPFLTS; this is translated from the exons ATGGCACCACATCTGCTCCACGGAGTGCTTCATGCTACTATCTATGAAGTTGATTCACTCAGCACAGGTTGCGGATTCAATCTTTTTTCTCAG GCTTCAAATCCACAAAGACAAAAGAGAAACCTTTTGTCCCAAGTTAAGAGGATATTGCTCTGCAGACCTGAG ATTGTTGGTTCCAAACTCTATGCAACAGTAGATTTGGAGAAGGCCAGAGTTGGGCGTACAAGAATGATAGAGAAAGAACCATCCAATCCGCGGTGGTACGAGTATTTCCACATTTACTGTGCTCATATGGTGTCCAGCATTATTTTCACAGTCAAAGATGATAACCCCATTGGTGCCATACTCATCGGAAGGGCTTATCTACCTGTTGAGGCAATTTTAAGTGGTTATGAAGTTGACAGATGGCTTGAGATATTAGACGTTGATCGCAATCCAATAAACTCTAAAATCCATGTCAAGTTGCAGTTCACAAGTGTTACTCAAGATAGTAATTGGTCACAAGGGCTCAAAATTCCTTCAGGGGTGCCTAATACATTCTTCAAGCAAAGGCAAGGTTGTCAAGTTACACTTTATCCTGATGCTCATGTTTTGGATGATAGTCATTCTATATATCTTAAATCACATGGGTATTATGAGCCTCAAAGATGTTGGGAAAATGTATTTGATGCTCTCAATGGTGCCAAGCATTTGATTTATATCACGGGGTGGTCTGTTTATACTGATTTTAGTTTGATAAGGGATCCGCGGAGGCCTAAGCCAGGTGGGGATATAACGCTCGGTGAGCTTCTCAAGAAGAAGGCCAATGAAGGGGTCAATGTACTTTTGCTTGTTTGGGATGATATAACTTCTTGTGAGCCATTGAAGAGAGATGGCCTAATGGCAACACATGATCAAGAGACTGGTAAGTTTTTCCAGAATACTAAGGTGCATTGTTATCTGTGCCCACGAAATCCGGATGATGGGAGGAGTGTTGTTCAGGGGTTTGCTATTTCTACAATGTTTACTCATCATCAGAAATCAATAATTGTTGATAGTGAAGGCTTAGGTGGAGATTTGCAAAAGAGGAGAATAGTGAGTTTTATTGGTGGAATCGATCTTTGTGATGGAAGGTATGACACTGGTGAGCATTCCCTTTTTTCGACTCTGGGAACCGAGCACAACAAGGATTTTCATCAACCAAATTTTCCAGGTTCTTCAATCCAGAAAGGCGGTCCAAGGGAACCTTGGCACGACATACACTGTCGCTTGGAAGGTCCCGTGGCATGGGATGTTCTATACAATTTCGAACAGAGGTGGAAAAAACAAGTAGGAAACAAATTTCTGTTTCCACTTCCTGAGCTGGATAAGTTCATTATTCGCCCCTCTCCAGTCACAACATCACAAGATCCCGATACATGGAACGTTCAACTATTTAGGTCCATTGATGGTGGTGCTGCATTTGGTTTCCCTCAAAAGCCTGAAGAAGCATCAGCATTAGGACTCGTCAGTGGCAAAGAAAATGTGATTGACAGGAGTATTCAGGACGCGTATATCAACGCCATTCGTAGAGCAAAGAACTTTATTTATATTGAAAACCAGTACTTTGTTGGAAGCTCATTTGGTTGGGAATCAAATGACATTAAGGACGAGGACATTGCAGCTCTAAATCTGATCCCAAAAGAGCTCTCACTGAAGATAGTTAGCAAAATTGCAGCAGGGGAAAGATTCACCGTCTATATTGTGATTCCAATGTGGCCAGAAGGTATACCTGAGAGTGCATCAGTGCAGGCCATATTGGATTGGCAAAGGAGGACAATGCAGATGATGTACAAGGACATTGCTGTCGCGCTTAAAGCCAAGGGCCTTACTGCCAACCCGAGGGAATACCTGACATTCTTTTGCCTTGGAAATCGCCAAAATCCAGTGCCAGGGGAGTACGTGCCTCCACAGAAACCAGAGCCTGGTAGTGACTACAGTCGAGCTCAGGAGGCGAGGCGTTTCATGATCTATgttcattcaaaaatgatgatAG TTGACGACGAATACATAATTGTTGGTTCCGCAAATATAAATGAAAGATCAATGCATGGAGCCAGAGACACAGAGATTGCAATGGGAGCATACCAGCCTAATCATCTAGCCACCACTCAAGCAGTATGGGGAAAAATATTCGGGTTCCGAATGGCCTTATGGTGTGAGCATCTTAACCACATAAACGCGGCATTTTATCATCCGGAATCACTTGACTGTGTTCGAAAAGTGAATGCATTGGCTGATGAATACTGGAAAATATATGCTGATGATGATTTTGTGCAAGATCTTCCAGGGCATCTTCTAAGCTATCCCATATCCGTGTCTCAGAGTGGACAAATCACAACACTTCCAGGTGTAGAATGCTTTCCAGATACTAAAGCTCGTGTTCTTGGCAAGAAAGATGAGTATCTTCCTCCATTTCTAACTAGTTAG
- the LOC108209227 gene encoding EIN3-binding F-box protein 1 produces MSKVFEFSGDVAFCPRDSVYPNPKEPSLLFPLGHHVDLYMPLLKRSRISASFQFSGETLKEKRTSIDVLPDECIFEVFRHLSGGQERSSCACVSKRWLSLLSSIRKDEFYPAEISRPEEPKEEVVSTKVDKPSETVKDVIVDSDTDEIESLIEDSEVRTDGYLSRHLEGKKATDIRLAAIAIGTSTRGGLGKLSIVGNNSVRGVTNFGLKAIARGCPSLRVLTLWNVSSISDEGLAEIASGCNMLEELDLRCCPSISDKALLAVANNCPNLTSLTIESCSNIGNDGFQSVGRLCQKLRSISIKKCPLVGDQGITSLVSSASFLTKLSLQALNVSDMSLAVIGHYGLAIRDLALVGLQNVTEKGFWVMGNGRGLQLLMSLTINCCQGVTDLGVVAIGKGCPSLKHLCLRKCAILSDNGLVSFAKLCMSLKSLELEECHRITQFGLFATLSNCGENIKAMSLANCFGIKDSNMGFAVGAMSPCKSLRSLSIRDCPGFGNVSLAILGRICPQLHRLNLTGLRGITDESFLPFIQGCEAGGLTHVNLIGCENLTDKAVSAIAKVHGSTLEVLNLDGCRHVTDAGLVAIAENCWFLHELDVSKCVVTDYGIAELARAPWTSLQILSMSNCPLVSDNCAPFLLKLGETLVGLDIRQCSAMSYGMVDLLVEKLWRCDILS; encoded by the exons ATGTCGAAAGTCTTTGAATTTAGTG GAGATGTTGCCTTCTGTCCTAGGGATTCAGTATACCCTAATCCGAAAGAACCAAGCCTTCTTTTCCCGTTGGGTCATCATGTTGACTTATATATGCCTCTCCTTAAGAGGTCCCGCATCAGTGCCTCTTTTCAATTTAGTGGAGAAACACTCAAGGAGAAGAGAACCTCGATCGATGTTCTTCCCGACGAGTGCATCTTTGAGGTCTTTAGACATCTTTCTGGAGGACAAGAAAGAAGTTCATGTGCTTGTGTATCCAAACGTTGGCTTTCTCTCTTAAGTAGCATCCGCAAGGATGAATTCTATCCTGCTGAAATCTCTCGTCCTGAAGAGCCGAAGgaagaagttgtttccaccaAGGTAGACAAGCCATCTGAGACAGTTAAGGATGTGATTGTTGACTCGGATACTGATGAAATTGAATCATTGATTGAAGATTCAGAAGTGAGAACTGATGGATACCTTTCTAGGCATTTGGAAGGAAAGAAAGCTACTGATATCAGACTTGCTGCCATTGCTATTGGAACAAGTACTCGTGGAGGACTCGGCAAGCTTTCTATTGTAGGAAACAATTCAGTTCGTGGGGTCACAAACTTTGGCCTCAAGGCTATTGCTCGTGGTTGTCCTTCTCTAAGGGTCTTGACTTTGTGGAATGTATCTTCTATTAGTGATGAAGGCCTTGCTGAAATTGCTAGTGGATGTAACATGCTAGAGGAGCTTGACCTTCGTTGCTGTCCCAGTATTTCTGACAAGGCATTGCTGGCTGTTGCAAATAACTGCCCGAATTTGACTTCTCTGACAATTGAATCTTGTTCAAACATTGGTAACGATGGTTTTCAGTCTGTTGGTCGTCTCTGTCAAAAACTGAGGTCCATTTCAATCAAAAAGTGTCCGCTTGTTGGTGATCAAGGAATTACAAGTCTGGTCTCGTCAGCCAGCTTTCTGACCAAGTTAAGCCTCCAGGCCTTGAATGTCAGTGATATGTCTCTTGCTGTTATTGGTCATTACGGGTTGGCTATTAGAGACCTGGCTCTTGTGGGCCTCCAGAATGTAACAGAGAAGGGCTTTTGGGTTATGGGTAATGGTCGTGGGCTGCAACTATTGATGTCCTTAACTATTAACTGTTGCCAAGGAGTTACTGATTTGGGAGTGGTAGCAATTGGAAAAGGTTGTCCAAGCTTGAAGCACCTTTGCCTTCGTAAATGCGCAATCCTATCAGACAATGGTTTGGTTTCTTTCGCGAAGCTTTGTATGTCACTTAAGAGCCTAGAGTTGGAAGAATGCCACAGGATCACCCAATTTGGGTTGTTTGCTACCCTTTCGAACTGTGGTGAAAATATTAAGGCTATGTCTTTGGCAAACTGTTTTGGTATCAAGGACTCAAACATGGGATTCGCGGTTGGTGCTATGTCTCCCTGCAAGTCGTTGCGTTCTCTATCAATTCGTGACTGCCCTGGATTTGGTAATGTGAGCTTGGCCATATTGGGTAGAATCTGCCCTCAATTGCATCGTCTGAACCTTACAGGGCTTCGTGGAATAACAGATGAGAGTTTCCTCCCTTTCATTCAGGGCTGTGAGGCCGGCGGCTTGACACATGTTAATTTAATCGGCTGTGAAAATTTGACTGATAAAGCAGTTTCAGCCATTGCCAAGGTGCACGGTAGCACTCTTGAGGTCTTGAATCTTGATGGTTGCAGGCATGTAACTGATGCTGGGTTGGTAGCTATTGCTGAGAATTGTTGGTTTCTACACGAACTTGATGTTTCCAAATGTGTGGTTACCGATTATGGCATTGCAGAGTTGGCACGCGCTCCCTGGACTAGTTTGCAGATTCTTTCCATGTCGAATTGCCCTTTAGTTTCTGACAACTGTGCGCCCTTTCTGCTGAAGCTGGGTGAAACCCTTGTTGGACTTGATATCAGGCAGTGTTCTGCAATGAGCTATGGCATGGTTGATCTACTTGTGGAGAAACTGTGGAGGTGTGATATCCTCTCGTAA
- the LOC108209485 gene encoding DEAD-box ATP-dependent RNA helicase 15, with translation MGENKDNDAYEEELIDYEEEDEKAPDSVAAKTNGESVKKGYVGIHSSGFRDFLLKPELLRAIVDSGFEHPSEVQHECIPQAILGMDVICQAKSGMGKTAVFVLSTLQQIEPVAGQVAALVLCHTRELAYQICHEFERFSTYLPDIKVAVFYGGVNIKIHKDLLKNECPHIVVGTPGRVLALARDKELALRNVRHFILDECDKMLESLDMRRDVQEIFKMTPHDKQVMMFSATLSKEIRPVCKKFMQDPMEIYVDDEAKLTLHGLVQHYIKLSELEKNRKLNDLLDALDFNQVVIFVKSVSRAAELNKLLVECNFPSICIHSGMSQEERLTRYKNFKEGHKRILVATDLVGRGIDIERVNIVINYDMPDSADTYLHRVGRAGRFGTKGLAITFVASASDSDVLNQVQERFEVDIKGLPEQIDTSTYMPS, from the exons GGGATACGTAGGCATTCACAGTTCAGGATTTAGAGACTTTCTTTTGAAACCAGAACTCCTGCGAGCTATTGTGGATTCTGGGTTTGAGCATCCGTCCGAAG TGCAACACGAGTGTATCCCTCAAGCTATCTTGGGCATGGATGTTATCTGCCAAGCAAAATCTGGAATGGGAAAAACTGCTGTTTTTGTTCTGTCTACACTGCAGCAAATTGAGCCGGTTGCCGGTCAAGTTGCTGCACTTGTTCTGTGTCACACAAGAGAACTGGCTTATCAG ATCTGCCACGAGTTTGAGAGGTTTAGCACATACTTACCTGACATTAAAGTTGCAGTCTTTTATGGCGGCGTCAACATTAAAATCCACAAGGACCTTCTGAAGAATGAGTGCCCTCATATCGTTGTTGGTACACCTGGTCGGGTGCTTGCACTTGCAAGAGACAAGGAACTAGCACTGAGGAATGTGAGGCACTTCATTCTTGATGAATGTGATAAGATGCTTGAGTCGCTTG ACATGAGAAGAGACGTTCAGGAAATTTTCAAAATGACTCCCCATGACAAACAAGTTATGATGTTTTCTGCAACATTGAGCAAGGAAATCCGGCCTGTCTGCAAGAAATTTATGCAAGAT CCAATGGAAATTTATGTGGATGATGAAGCCAAACTGACCCTACATGGTCTTGTACAG CATTACATCAAACTGAGTGAGCTGGAGAAAAATCGGAAGCTGAATGATCTTCTAGATGCCCTGGACTTCAACCAAGTTGTTATATTTGTCAAAAGTGTTAGCAGGGCAGCTGAGCTGAACAAATTACTTGTTGAATGCAATTTTCCATCGATCTGTATCCACTCTGGCATGTCACAAGAAGAAAG GTTAACAAGATACAAGAATTTTAAAGAGGGGCATAAAAGGATTCTCGTGGCAACTGATTTGGTGGGTAGGGGCATTGACATAGAACGGGTCAACATTGTCATTAACTATGACATGCCAGATTCTGCAGATACATATCTTCACAGG GTTGGTCGTGCGGGTAGATTTGGAACTAAAGGGCTTGCAATCACTTTTGTAGCTTCTGCCTCCGACTCTGATGTGCTTAATCAG GTTCAGGAGAGGTTTGAGGTGGATATAAAGGGGCTTCCTGAGCAGATTGATACTTCTACATATA TGCCTTCATAA